The Humulus lupulus chromosome 7, drHumLupu1.1, whole genome shotgun sequence region CTAAGATTAATTTCCTTTTGCCGAGTGCATCTACAAATTCTTCCCAAGTCTTAACAATCTGAACGCATTCATCTCGTTTTACTTTTGCAGCATCAAACAGGCTCTGTTGAACGTTGTCCAAAAGTTCTTTTACTCCCTCAACCAAGTTTGCCATTGGAATATCTTTTTTTGCTGCATTGTCACGGCGAACAGCGCGCACCTGTATTTGAACCATTTTAAGTAAAACATTTCTATAACATCATTCTGAACTAGAACAAAGACAATAATGATCAGAAGCTCCCTAACCTGACTGTTTGCCAAGTCTTTTGGCCCTATTTCAATCCTAAGAGGAACACCTTTCATTTCCCAATGAGAGTACTTCCAGCCAGGAGAATAGTTGTCTCGGAAGTCAGCCTCAGCACGAATACCTGCTTCACTCAAGCTATTCACAGTAGCAGTACAGGCATCATAAATCCCTTGAGTGTCGGCATCCTTGTATGGCACAGGAACTACAATAACTTGGACAGATGCAACTTTTGGTGGCAGCACCAAGCCTTTGTCATCCCCATGAACCATCACCATGACTCCAATCTATATTTTGTAATCAAAAAGGTTGAAATGGTCAATTTTCAAAAAGTTTGATTCAAGGAGTATCATACAGTCATAGACAAAAGAAGAGAAGAACCGACGGTGTAGCACAATGCTATTACAAGAAGTTAGACAGAAAGAGTACCGTTCGAGTACTATAGGCCCACGAGTTCTGCCAGACCAtagccttctctcccttctcattTTCAAAGTTAATCTCGAACATTTTTGCAAAATTTTGACCTAGGCAATGTGAAGTTGCACCTTGTACACCACGACCAGTGTTTGGAACGAATGCCTAACATATGAAGACATGCAGATATAAGCATCAAATAATTATAACACATAAATAAATGTGTCATAAAATCAAAGGCAAAGAAAATGGATTAAGCAAGTGTTGCACTTCACCTCAACACTTGTGGTGTAAAGTCCACCAGCAAACTTCTCCATTTCACTCTTCTTGCCCTTCACAACAGGAATAGCCAAGAATTCTTCATAGATGCGTCTGTATAACTCCAAAATATCAAGAACCTGAAGTATTGCACATGTAACAAACCCCACTTGTAAAACAAAACAGTACACAATCCATGTGAAAACAAATACTATCATTGCAAAAATTAAAGCTTTCATCATGGACAATAATATGCAAGATGCAACATCATGGGAAATATCATAGACAATCCTATAGCAAGTCATATGTACTTGAATACATGAAACTAAAGAAAAATATGAATGATAGCCTTGATACTAAATTAAGTGAATGAAAATAGAAACAAGCTAAAAGCAGTGTAAAGTTAACGAAGTATTTAACTAGTTCCAGAACATAAACAAGTTAGATTTAattcaaagtaaaaaaaatgtatttgatGGAGTTCTAAGTGAATGAAAATAGAAACAAGCTCAAAGCAGTGTAAATTTAAATAAGCATTTAATTAGTTCCAGAACATAAACAAGTTagatttaattaaaagtaaaaaataataatttgatataGTTCTAAGTGGTCCTTAAATATGCACTTCGTAATCCAAATGAGCTATAAAACTCGTTAAAATCGGAAATGTACACATAAATCCTGTCACTAGATCTTTCATAAAATATAGAAAGCTAtatacagtgaaaaatatttacTAACAATAAGAGGTAAGGGTGGAGATGATTTATGGCAGAATATCATGCCAGATATTATTTTAACCAAgaaattttaaaataaacaaataacaaATTAAACATGTTGGCAATCCTTGAGACAGGAGCACATAAGATCTTTACACGCTTGAGTTTCGTACCTCTTCATCTGCTTCTGGCTTTGTTGCAAAAGCAGTATGCCCTTCCTGCCAAAGAAACTCCCGACTCCTATAATAAGTATAAATGTCAGTGTTAAGAATTATCCATTCATGGCAGTCAACAGACAAAGCAAAATCTTCTATTCAACAGCTATTACATTATTTTTTCTCAGATTAATAAAAATTTACAGATCAATTAAGATATAATATATagaataaacaaaaaaaaaattccagaGTAACTATGCCATGCTGTAGGCTACATGTGAAGTTCTCCATTTGTGACACGACACTCATGGCATGCTCTAGGAGCCTTGATGATATCAACATTGTTTAAGAAACTAAACTATGATAAATgaagaaatatatatttaaaaaaaaaacctgatgaaaggagtgggatTGCTGAACTCCCACCGAACAACATTGCACCACTGGTTAAGTTTCAAAGGAAGGTCACGATGTCCCCTTATCCATTTTGAATAATAGGGATACATTACAGTCTCACTAGTTGGACGAATTGCTATAGGCACCTCTAAATCAGACTCTCCAGATTTAGTCACCCAAGCAACCTGAAGAAACCCAAGGTATATGATTAATAAAAAAAGGCATTGTAAATTTTGTTGTTTCAAAAGATAAAGCTAAAACATTTTAGTTTATCAATTAAGATCAAATTAAACTTATATACTTCTTTTTGAACTTCAAATATAGAATCATATTGATTGTTATTCAACTTTGGTCAACACTATAACTGCAGATTAACATGAAGAATTAGCTTCATCCAAGGAAGAATCCTTTTCATTTGCAATTTATATTTACTGAAACAAAGCTCAAAGACATTTTTACACAAGATAAAATGACTTCAAAGAAGCAACAACAATCAGAAAAATAAGTGAACTTTTCTCATTGTTCTGAAAACGTTTCCAAATCTCACCTCAGGTGCAAAACCCTCTATATGATCCTTCTCCTTTTGCAAGACAGTAGGAGATACAAAAAGGGGAAAGTAGCAGttctttattttcattttctttatttctGCATCGAAAAACGCCTGCAAATCGACACCATTGACAATATCATTAGACAGTCACAAATATTTAACACTAATAAGATGAAGTAAATAGAAAAATTGATAAAGGAAAACAGGAAATCTAAAATTATTGTAAAATGACTGCTTAACAGTTAAAAATAGGGGAgttcaaattaattttgaatgtttcatagaagagaaaaaaaaaactaaaatcaaagGGAACAacatctttttaatttttaataaattatgatatttttaaaaaaaaacaatgaatATTATGGCATGATTATCAAGTTTCTCAGACTCACCTGCATGATCTCCCATATCGCCATGGTCCAAGGCCTGAGAATATAACACCCAGATATGTCATAATACTCGATCATTTCTCCATTGACAACTACCTACAACACCAAGAAGTAAAatcaaattaaatttaaatttaaaaaatttatgttaatttttaaaaaaaaaaaaaacagaacttgTATTAAACACGGGTTAATACAAGAAAAGACTCATAAAGTCTGTGTTAGCTTCTGTATAGCATATTTGGTTATAACTTGGGAATGATATCTTATCATCTTCTATCAATATCCAACATATCATTtcttgaatgaaaaaaaaataaggcTAATAGTTTGAGACTGGCATATATGGAAATTTTACAATTTCTACAACTTCAGAGCCCATAATACTAAATGTTACTTAAATGATACCTCAGAGTACCACTCTCCAAAGTTCTCATCCTTCTTGTGGGTAAGTCCTAATCCAGTCTCCTTCTTaacttcctttttctttcccccTGTAAAGCCAACATAATGCCATAATAAGTATGTGTAACCAAACAGAGCCATCAACTAAGAACTGCAACAAATGGAGCACTGAGCTGTTCACAAAGTAAAATTATGCACATAAATACTACTACATAAAAAGTATCGATGGTGAGACAAAACTCACCACCACCTCCACCAGCATTATTCTTTTTCTTATCTCCACCAGTCTTTTGCTTATCTCCACCAGcattattctttttcttttctccaccaGACTTTTGCTTATCTCCACCAGACTTTTGCTTATCTCCATCAGCCTTGAGCTTATCCCCATCATGCTTATCACCATCCATGTCTCACAAACCTGGCAACAGAATTCAATCTTTCAAATGGAAATATCTAAACCGAAGACCAAATGCAAAAATGCACCAGTAACATGAATCTAATAGTACTCAATTATAACAACACAATGAAAAAGATATCACTTTTTTCTTATAAATTACAGTGTCGAATGATGCtaaaaaaaatccaatttgacaTCGACCCAAATGAATTTCCAACAAGATAAACCAAATTAGAGCTACAAACCGAGATAAAATTCAAATCTTTCAAATGGGTTTCACTCTCAATTAAGTCAACGTAGGAAAACAAACTCACACTAACATATAACACTCGCACAAGAACCAAGCAGCAACACAACAAACAACAGTAGGTACCAAACATTGCAAAAGAACTAGATCTATCCTATATGAGCCGAAGAGGAACCTGAGCAACAATGGAGTCGTGTAGCAGTAGAGGAGAAACCAGACAAAAAAACAGAGAGCAACAACACCATTAAATAAAAGCTTGTGAATTAAGTTAGCTTACTTGGGTCAGAGAATAAAGGCGAGAAGGAGGAGAATGGAATCGActaagaaagagaaggagagtgGAGAGAACGTTTGATATGATAGGGAAGGTTGACGATGATAAAATGCCCTGTCTGACCAATACCCTTTGAGAGAGATTAGGGCATCACCGCAATTTCACCTATTCAATATTttgtcattaatttttttttatgacaaaattctatattttatttctaaaataataataataattttttaaaaggataataataattttgataatgagcatttaaattattattatatttatgatTATAAGCTTTTAAATTCTGGTGGTGGAAGACAAGGCCTTGCCATATGGTATTAGCATTTTTtatcagaaaagaaaaaagaaaaaattatttgATGACACATTTTTATCCTTATTTATTAttgaaataatttaattaaatttttatattttttatttttgaaattaaaagtgaaacaataataaaaaataaattttatgaaaaatgtcatatgaaattttataaaaaaCTAATAttagtttaaaataaataaaattttattaattataatagaataaaaataaaaaagtctCATTGAAAATAATAAGACAATTTTACTCttgttttattataatttatagtaattttattttttaaattaaaagtaaaaatgtCTTATTGAATCTACATAATTCATGAGTCACTATTATTCAGATGACCTACGTTAAAGCTTGTCAGCAATTTCAAAGTTCTTAAATAAAAATGTGTGCGTGCTTTACAACTAAAAAGACTCGGTATTTATAGGCTAAGTTTTTATACTTCTTCTCATGTTTTTAGGGAAGTTTCAACAATGcataatttgaatttgaaacatAAAAGAACGCGTGAAAATATGATTAACTAAACAAATCTATAACTAAGTTCACGATTGTAGACTTGTAACACGTAAACACAACTGTCTGTTTGTCCACCGATCATACACTTTCGAGCCTACACCATGGTTCGAGCTGACAATTGTGGTGGTATCCATGTCATCATCCTTCGAGCCTTCGAGGTAAACCTTTGGGACGACACGTTCCTTTCGAGCTAACTCCTTATCTTGAGCCAAACTACTGACACAGCATCAGTGTTGATGACACTTGAATAAACCATATGCTCATTTTACTTATTCATTTGATCCTTATCtctacgagcctacatttcgagataCATTAATCTGTCTCGAaattttgggtgtaacattttgccccctcaaaagtatttgttcgagccttgggagagagaaacttttgaacttttcTTTCGGGAAACATGCCCACCTATCATACTCGAGTAGATATATATATGTAAGCTTGGGAATGGGGCAATTACAGTACTCAAGTACTGTCTTCTTTGCCCACATCTTTT contains the following coding sequences:
- the LOC133789152 gene encoding proline--tRNA ligase, cytoplasmic; its protein translation is MDGDKHDGDKLKADGDKQKSGGDKQKSGGEKKKNNAGGDKQKTGGDKKKNNAGGGGGGKKKEVKKETGLGLTHKKDENFGEWYSEVVVNGEMIEYYDISGCYILRPWTMAIWEIMQAFFDAEIKKMKIKNCYFPLFVSPTVLQKEKDHIEGFAPEVAWVTKSGESDLEVPIAIRPTSETVMYPYYSKWIRGHRDLPLKLNQWCNVVRWEFSNPTPFIRSREFLWQEGHTAFATKPEADEEVLDILELYRRIYEEFLAIPVVKGKKSEMEKFAGGLYTTSVEAFVPNTGRGVQGATSHCLGQNFAKMFEINFENEKGEKAMVWQNSWAYSTRTIGVMVMVHGDDKGLVLPPKVASVQVIVVPVPYKDADTQGIYDACTATVNSLSEAGIRAEADFRDNYSPGWKYSHWEMKGVPLRIEIGPKDLANSQVRAVRRDNAAKKDIPMANLVEGVKELLDNVQQSLFDAAKVKRDECVQIVKTWEEFVDALGKRKLILAPWCDEEEVEKDVKAKTKGEMGAAKTLCSPFEQPELPEGTLCFASGKPAKKWTYWGRSY